A region from the Polaribacter sp. Hel1_33_78 genome encodes:
- a CDS encoding lytic transglycosylase domain-containing protein, with amino-acid sequence MNKSLRVLSLLSIVCMTILFMNAIHKSDIDSITSTHKTYKIKALKLPSNLNLAGERVPIEKPDVKERMDRELLVNTYWQSNGLLLLKRANKYFPILEPLLRKYGLPDDFKFLALAESGFSDETSSAGAAGIWHFMKATGREYGLEINKNVDERYNIEKSTKVAAEYLKNAKDRFGSWTLAAAAYNAGKYGIARRLETQKVSTYYDAKLANETERYVFRILALKEIIKNPEKYGFVFEKEDLYTIKKTYTIKVDTAINNIASFAKGFNINYKELKIHNPWLRENKLNNKSRKAYKIKIPIK; translated from the coding sequence ATGAATAAATCTTTACGTGTTTTATCTCTCTTAAGTATTGTTTGTATGACTATCTTATTTATGAATGCAATTCATAAATCTGATATCGATTCAATTACAAGCACACACAAAACTTATAAAATTAAAGCATTAAAGCTTCCTAGTAATTTGAATTTAGCTGGAGAAAGAGTACCTATAGAAAAACCAGATGTAAAAGAAAGAATGGACAGAGAATTGTTGGTAAATACCTATTGGCAATCTAATGGATTATTACTTTTAAAACGAGCTAATAAATATTTCCCTATACTAGAACCTTTATTAAGAAAGTATGGATTACCAGACGATTTTAAATTTTTGGCGTTAGCAGAAAGTGGTTTTAGTGATGAAACTTCTTCAGCTGGCGCGGCAGGAATTTGGCATTTTATGAAAGCTACTGGCAGAGAATATGGTTTGGAAATAAATAAAAATGTAGATGAAAGATATAATATTGAAAAATCTACAAAAGTAGCAGCAGAATATCTAAAAAATGCAAAAGATCGATTTGGATCTTGGACGCTTGCAGCGGCTGCATATAATGCTGGTAAATATGGAATTGCTAGAAGATTAGAAACACAAAAAGTTTCTACATATTATGATGCTAAATTAGCGAATGAAACTGAACGCTATGTATTCAGAATTTTGGCTTTAAAAGAAATTATTAAAAATCCAGAAAAATATGGTTTTGTTTTTGAAAAGGAAGACTTATATACAATTAAAAAAACCTACACTATAAAAGTAGATACTGCTATTAATAATATAGCTAGTTTTGCAAAAGGGTTTAATATTAATTACAAAGAATTAAAAATTCATAATCCTTGGTTAAGAGAAAATAAATTGAATAACAAAAGTAGAAAGGCATATAAAATTAAGATTCCAATAAAATAA
- a CDS encoding YwbE family protein, which translates to MIDGRQRKNIQIDSFVEIVQKSHQRTGELTKGIVAKLLTKSIHHPHGIKVLLASGFVGRVKNVIE; encoded by the coding sequence ATGATTGATGGTAGACAAAGAAAGAATATACAGATTGATTCCTTTGTAGAAATTGTTCAAAAATCACATCAAAGAACGGGTGAATTAACAAAAGGTATAGTTGCAAAACTTTTAACAAAGTCCATTCATCATCCTCATGGAATTAAAGTATTGTTAGCATCAGGTTTTGTTGGAAGGGTGAAAAATGTAATTGAGTAA
- a CDS encoding cold-shock protein, with translation MNKGTVKFFNESKGFGFITEEGSNKEHFVHVSGLVDEIRENDEVEFDLQDGKKGLNAVNVRVL, from the coding sequence ATGAATAAAGGTACCGTAAAATTTTTCAATGAATCTAAAGGATTTGGATTTATCACTGAAGAAGGATCAAACAAAGAACATTTTGTGCATGTGTCAGGATTAGTTGACGAGATTCGTGAAAACGATGAAGTTGAATTTGACTTACAAGATGGAAAAAAAGGATTAAACGCAGTAAACGTAAGAGTATTATAA
- a CDS encoding cold-shock protein produces the protein MKEGTVKFFNESKGFGFITEEGTNTEHFVHVSGLIDEVRENDKVEFDLQDGRKGLNAVNVRVL, from the coding sequence ATGAAAGAAGGTACCGTAAAATTTTTCAATGAGTCTAAAGGATTTGGATTTATTACTGAAGAAGGAACAAACACAGAACATTTTGTACATGTTTCAGGTTTAATTGACGAAGTTCGTGAAAACGATAAAGTTGAATTTGACTTACAAGATGGAAGAAAAGGATTAAACGCAGTAAATGTAAGAGTATTATAA
- a CDS encoding nitronate monooxygenase family protein has protein sequence MINKITALFKIKYPVVQGGMIWVSGWKLASAVSNAGGLGLIGAGSMYPEVLREHIQKCKKATNKSFGVNVPMLYPDIEKIMDIIIEEGVKIVFTSAGNPKIWTSFLKEKGIIVVHVVSSVKFALKAEAAGVDAVVCEGFEAGGHNGREETTTFTLIPMVKEQVGIPVLAAGGIASGKGMLAAMVLGADGVQIGSRFVATEESSAHQNFKNMIIDAKDGDTHLTLKELAPVRLLKNKFYQEVQELYQQNPSKDQLKELLGRARAKKGMFEGDLEDGELEIGQIAGLIHNIKPAKIVLEEIIEEYNLSKELVYSDL, from the coding sequence ATGATAAATAAAATTACAGCTCTTTTTAAAATTAAGTATCCAGTCGTGCAAGGAGGCATGATTTGGGTTTCTGGATGGAAATTAGCCTCTGCTGTTTCTAATGCGGGTGGTTTAGGTTTAATAGGCGCAGGTTCAATGTATCCAGAGGTATTAAGAGAACATATTCAGAAATGTAAAAAAGCAACAAATAAATCTTTTGGCGTAAATGTACCTATGTTATACCCTGATATTGAAAAAATTATGGATATCATTATTGAAGAAGGAGTGAAGATAGTTTTTACTTCTGCTGGAAACCCGAAAATTTGGACTTCATTTTTAAAGGAAAAAGGCATTATTGTTGTTCATGTCGTAAGTTCAGTGAAGTTTGCTTTAAAGGCAGAAGCAGCGGGAGTCGATGCTGTTGTTTGCGAAGGTTTTGAGGCTGGAGGACATAATGGGCGTGAAGAAACTACAACTTTTACGCTAATTCCTATGGTAAAAGAGCAAGTAGGTATTCCTGTATTAGCAGCAGGCGGAATTGCTTCTGGTAAAGGAATGCTTGCTGCCATGGTTTTAGGTGCGGATGGAGTTCAAATAGGAAGTAGATTTGTTGCCACAGAAGAATCCTCTGCTCATCAAAATTTTAAAAACATGATAATTGATGCAAAGGATGGAGACACACATTTAACTTTAAAAGAACTAGCTCCTGTTCGTTTATTGAAAAATAAATTTTATCAAGAAGTACAAGAATTATATCAACAAAATCCATCAAAAGATCAGTTAAAGGAATTGTTGGGTAGAGCAAGAGCAAAAAAGGGAATGTTTGAAGGTGATTTAGAGGATGGAGAGTTAGAAATTGGTCAAATTGCGGGGTTAATTCATAATATAAAACCAGCAAAAATAGTTTTAGAAGAAATTATTGAAGAGTATAATTTATCTAAAGAATTGGTTTATAGTGATTTATGA